From a single Couchioplanes caeruleus genomic region:
- a CDS encoding fructosamine kinase family protein produces MTHPAAFLLGCLRRAGFHDVVSVEPATGGMAALAGTATRRDGPPVFVKAFADAPDDDVSGVSGVSGVSGVSGVSGVSGVFAAEADGLTALRELGGVVTPDVIRADRELLVLSVLRPRPRDGTFWERFADMLAGLHQTTIHPRFGWHRDNWLGRRRQVNTWNEVGHAFFAEHRLLRWLGEPRVEAALDAGDRAALERLCHRLPELLPDRPACLTHGDLWTQNLMATPDGRPALIDPAVSYTWAEVDLAHVWSTSPPPEAERFFARYAELTSLDAGWPDRMPIVQLRQHLAVLAQFDHDWGAADQIRTTLAPFRTRA; encoded by the coding sequence ATGACGCACCCGGCGGCGTTCCTGCTCGGCTGCCTGCGCCGGGCCGGCTTCCACGACGTCGTCTCGGTCGAGCCGGCGACGGGCGGGATGGCGGCGCTCGCCGGCACGGCCACCCGCCGGGACGGGCCGCCGGTGTTCGTCAAGGCCTTCGCCGACGCACCGGACGACGACGTCTCCGGCGTCTCCGGCGTCTCCGGCGTCTCCGGCGTCTCCGGCGTCTCCGGCGTCTCCGGCGTCTTCGCCGCGGAGGCCGATGGACTGACGGCTCTGCGCGAGCTCGGTGGCGTGGTGACACCCGACGTGATCCGCGCGGACCGGGAGCTGCTCGTGCTGTCGGTCCTGCGGCCGCGCCCGCGCGACGGAACCTTCTGGGAGCGGTTCGCGGACATGCTGGCCGGCCTGCATCAGACCACGATCCACCCGCGCTTCGGATGGCACCGCGACAACTGGCTGGGCCGACGCCGGCAGGTCAACACCTGGAACGAGGTCGGACACGCGTTCTTCGCCGAGCACCGGCTGCTGCGATGGCTCGGCGAGCCCCGCGTCGAGGCGGCACTGGACGCCGGCGACCGGGCCGCGCTGGAGCGGCTGTGCCACCGCCTGCCCGAGCTGCTGCCGGACCGGCCGGCCTGCCTCACCCACGGAGACCTGTGGACCCAGAACCTGATGGCCACCCCGGACGGACGGCCGGCGCTGATCGACCCGGCGGTGTCGTACACGTGGGCCGAGGTCGACCTCGCCCACGTGTGGTCGACGTCGCCGCCACCGGAGGCCGAGCGGTTCTTCGCCCGCTACGCCGAGCTGACGTCGCTCGATGCCGGGTGGCCGGACCGGATGCCGATCGTCCAGCTGCGACAGCACCTCGCCGTACTGGCCCAGTTCGACCACGACTGGGGTGCGGCTGACCAGATCCGTACGACCCTGGCCCCGTTTCGGACCCGCGCCTGA
- a CDS encoding DUF6082 family protein, whose product MANDARGPDRGAWARLSYGLATLVTATLLTLLVGVGIAAALGQQGTAGTWSRWSDVGQTFGVLSSIISGLALVAVVLTARVQFRELQRSAAAELSMLHLEILKMSINDPQLAEVWPAFSPGLSVERNRQFLYANIIYQFHWTSLRLNKATDEEALGSMRYLFTSPLMRKYWAAAARARTSLAPGSPEHAFVQRLDDLCRDYEAAVAGADRGFRPAPDVEVSEPVRLADEAA is encoded by the coding sequence ATGGCGAACGACGCACGGGGCCCCGACCGAGGCGCGTGGGCGCGTCTCTCGTACGGGCTCGCCACCCTCGTCACCGCCACCCTGCTGACCCTGCTCGTCGGCGTCGGCATCGCTGCCGCGCTGGGACAGCAGGGCACGGCCGGGACCTGGAGCCGGTGGAGCGACGTCGGGCAGACCTTCGGCGTGCTGAGCTCCATCATCAGCGGGCTCGCCCTCGTGGCCGTCGTATTGACCGCCCGCGTGCAATTCCGAGAGTTGCAGCGCAGCGCCGCCGCTGAACTCAGCATGCTTCACCTCGAAATCCTGAAGATGAGCATAAATGATCCACAGCTGGCTGAAGTGTGGCCGGCATTCAGCCCCGGACTGTCGGTGGAGCGGAACCGCCAGTTCCTTTATGCGAATATCATCTACCAGTTCCATTGGACGTCACTGCGGCTGAACAAGGCAACCGACGAAGAGGCGCTCGGCAGTATGCGCTACCTCTTCACAAGCCCTCTCATGCGCAAGTACTGGGCCGCCGCGGCGCGAGCGAGAACCTCCCTGGCGCCGGGAAGTCCGGAACACGCGTTCGTACAACGGCTCGACGACCTGTGCCGGGACTACGAAGCCGCCGTGGCCGGGGCGGACCGAGGATTCCGGCCTGCCCCTGACGTGGAGGTGTCCGAACCCGTTCGCCTGGCCGACGAAGCAGCTTGA
- a CDS encoding aldo/keto reductase, with translation MKHARLGSTGLRVSRIGLGCMSYGDPGTGLHRWTLDEDAAAPFFRQAVELGVTFWDTANVYQGGTSEEFVGRAIRRFSRREDIVLATKVSGRMHDGPGGSGLSRRAILEQVDASLRRLGTDYIDVYYLHRFDPETPVEETVATLDTLVRDGKVRYLGASSMGTWQFAKLQHTAVVNGWTTFAAMQDQYNVLKREEERDMIPFCRDQGVGLTPYSPLAKGRATRPWDEQTARSSSDEVARTFDRDADKPVVDAVQAVAEARGLPMAQVALAWVLSKPVVSCPIVGATKPHHLNDAVAALDVELTADEIAALEAPYTAQDNYWW, from the coding sequence ATGAAGCACGCGCGGCTCGGCAGCACGGGTCTGCGGGTCAGCCGGATCGGGCTGGGCTGCATGAGCTACGGCGACCCGGGGACCGGGCTGCACCGGTGGACCCTGGACGAGGACGCCGCCGCCCCGTTCTTCCGGCAGGCCGTCGAGCTCGGCGTCACCTTCTGGGACACCGCGAACGTCTACCAGGGCGGCACCTCCGAGGAGTTCGTCGGCCGGGCGATCCGCCGCTTCTCCCGGCGCGAGGACATCGTGCTGGCCACCAAGGTCAGCGGCAGGATGCACGACGGCCCCGGCGGAAGTGGCCTCTCCCGCCGGGCGATCCTCGAACAGGTCGACGCCTCCCTGCGCCGGCTCGGCACCGACTACATCGACGTGTACTACCTCCACCGTTTCGACCCCGAGACGCCCGTCGAGGAGACCGTGGCGACGCTCGACACGCTGGTACGCGACGGCAAGGTGCGTTACCTCGGCGCCTCCTCGATGGGGACCTGGCAGTTCGCGAAGCTCCAGCACACCGCGGTGGTCAACGGCTGGACGACGTTCGCGGCCATGCAGGACCAGTACAACGTGCTCAAGCGGGAGGAGGAACGCGACATGATCCCGTTCTGCCGCGACCAGGGCGTCGGCCTGACCCCGTACTCCCCGCTCGCCAAGGGCCGCGCCACCCGCCCCTGGGACGAGCAGACGGCCCGCTCGTCATCGGACGAGGTCGCCCGGACCTTCGACCGCGACGCCGACAAGCCGGTCGTCGACGCCGTCCAGGCGGTCGCCGAGGCACGCGGCCTCCCGATGGCCCAGGTGGCGCTGGCCTGGGTCCTGTCCAAGCCGGTGGTGTCCTGCCCGATCGTGGGCGCCACGAAGCCGCACCACCTGAACGACGCCGTCGCCGCGCTGGACGTCGAGCTCACCGCCGACGAGATCGCGGCCCTGGAAGCGCCCTACACCGCCCAGGACAACTACTGGTGGTGA
- a CDS encoding FtsX-like permease family protein, translated as MRLHWPSIRGRARADLGPLLLVAAAVLVITALTASIPPLMRTTADKAAREAIRNAGPDAAVRAEARWEDDYGPAGGRVRNSGLAADVADLRGRADEALDPGLRAILLPPVTTVTAVTLNVTDGSVLRRFQVDWVQNASGGPAVTWVAGHAPRATARGNVEIPLNGPKWEAQVGLSEVEAAALHLEPGDHVAVEDDLRTPYNLLVSGVFRPADPSDPAWQAAPWLVRPSADLDGAGSTRFGGLLTGESLPDARLAFLPDQLRRSVWYRADPDRLTWKSAQQLATTAAALKATSASSGVRDASLKWETRLDSVLRDVRDQVDAATAQASVLLLAVLAGAGLVLLLAAELLVRRRAGALTTARQRGSGLPSIAAELLIESCAVAVPAALLGIGLAVLISGEAAVGWAAPIALCAIVAGPAFGTLAAARATRDRRQPANRSARLWQQRTATIRRAAMDVAILTAAVGAVVSLHQRGVADTLLPASAPTLGAVAGTLLLLRLMPGGTGFALRRALRSRSRLAVFGAARAAATATRALPLLVLTCTTALAGYAVTLDSTTARGTADGAWQSVGADARLDVDPDARDSTASVAASIASAPGVTHAVAAQMIQGVRVIAGNVAVNPSLVVVDAAAFRSLLADTPLPDAPDLSLLSTGGMRALVLSSDGSLRPGMTLSWLQEDAQPITLTAVGTAPAIGTTTDVIVVDASSGVPYQPDTVWATGPGAAAAVHAFASGGHVVVQADVAGQRRGAALNAGLARLDRLTAGVLLLLGILGFALAGAASAPSRWETLARLRTLGLRPRDTHRVAAGELLPPILAAAICGPLLAMLLVALTFGPLSLRTLTGQLTDPAAVVPWWLIAVTAVVLLGALLAVVAGEAVVRRGLRLGEVLRVGSS; from the coding sequence ATGAGACTGCACTGGCCCAGCATCCGCGGCCGGGCCCGCGCCGACCTCGGCCCGCTCCTGCTGGTCGCGGCCGCCGTCCTGGTCATCACCGCGCTCACCGCATCGATTCCGCCGCTCATGCGCACCACCGCCGACAAGGCCGCCCGCGAGGCCATCCGCAACGCGGGACCCGACGCGGCGGTGCGGGCGGAGGCCCGCTGGGAGGACGACTACGGGCCGGCGGGTGGACGTGTCCGCAATTCCGGGCTGGCCGCCGACGTCGCGGATCTGCGCGGCCGGGCCGACGAGGCGCTGGATCCGGGCCTGCGCGCCATCCTGCTGCCGCCGGTCACGACCGTCACCGCGGTGACCCTCAACGTCACCGACGGCAGTGTGCTGCGCCGCTTCCAGGTCGACTGGGTGCAGAACGCCTCCGGCGGTCCGGCCGTCACCTGGGTCGCCGGGCACGCCCCGCGCGCCACCGCCAGGGGCAACGTGGAGATCCCGCTCAACGGTCCGAAGTGGGAGGCGCAGGTCGGCCTCTCCGAGGTCGAGGCCGCGGCCCTGCACCTCGAGCCGGGCGATCACGTCGCGGTCGAGGACGATCTGCGTACGCCGTACAACCTCCTCGTCAGCGGCGTCTTCCGCCCGGCCGACCCGTCCGATCCGGCCTGGCAGGCGGCACCTTGGCTGGTGCGGCCGTCCGCCGACCTCGACGGCGCCGGCAGCACCCGCTTCGGTGGCCTCCTCACCGGCGAGTCGCTTCCGGACGCACGGCTCGCCTTCCTGCCGGATCAACTCCGGCGTTCGGTCTGGTACCGGGCGGACCCCGACCGGCTCACGTGGAAGTCGGCGCAGCAGCTCGCCACCACCGCGGCCGCCCTCAAGGCCACGTCCGCCTCCTCCGGGGTGCGCGACGCCTCCCTCAAGTGGGAAACCCGCCTCGACAGCGTGCTGCGCGACGTCCGCGACCAGGTCGACGCCGCCACCGCGCAGGCTTCGGTGCTCCTCCTCGCCGTGCTCGCCGGAGCCGGCCTGGTGCTGCTGCTCGCCGCCGAACTGCTCGTCCGCCGGCGCGCCGGCGCGCTGACCACGGCCCGGCAGCGCGGCTCCGGGCTGCCGTCCATCGCCGCCGAGCTCCTGATCGAATCCTGCGCGGTGGCCGTGCCCGCTGCGCTGCTCGGCATCGGTCTGGCGGTCCTCATCTCCGGCGAAGCCGCCGTCGGATGGGCCGCACCGATCGCGCTCTGCGCGATCGTCGCCGGTCCGGCCTTCGGCACGCTGGCCGCCGCCCGGGCCACCCGCGACCGTCGTCAGCCCGCCAACCGGTCGGCGCGCCTCTGGCAGCAGCGCACCGCGACCATCCGCCGCGCCGCCATGGACGTCGCGATCCTGACCGCCGCCGTCGGTGCCGTCGTCTCCCTGCACCAGCGCGGGGTCGCCGACACCCTGCTGCCGGCCTCGGCACCCACCCTCGGCGCCGTCGCCGGCACGCTTCTGCTGCTGCGGCTGATGCCGGGAGGCACCGGCTTCGCCCTGCGCCGGGCGCTGCGGTCCCGGAGCCGGCTGGCCGTCTTCGGCGCCGCCCGTGCCGCTGCCACGGCCACCCGCGCGCTGCCCCTGCTGGTGCTGACCTGCACGACCGCGCTGGCCGGTTATGCGGTGACGCTCGACTCGACCACCGCCCGGGGCACAGCCGACGGCGCGTGGCAGTCGGTGGGCGCCGACGCCCGGTTGGATGTGGACCCCGACGCCCGCGACTCGACGGCGTCGGTGGCCGCGTCGATCGCCTCCGCCCCCGGCGTCACCCACGCCGTCGCCGCCCAGATGATCCAGGGCGTCCGCGTCATCGCCGGCAACGTGGCCGTCAACCCCAGCCTGGTGGTCGTCGACGCGGCCGCCTTCCGGTCCCTGCTGGCCGACACACCGCTGCCCGACGCCCCCGACCTGTCCCTGCTGTCCACCGGTGGCATGCGGGCCCTGGTGCTCTCCAGCGACGGCAGCCTCCGTCCCGGCATGACGCTGAGCTGGCTGCAGGAGGACGCCCAGCCCATCACGCTGACCGCCGTCGGTACCGCCCCCGCGATCGGCACCACCACCGACGTGATCGTGGTCGACGCCTCGTCCGGGGTGCCGTACCAGCCGGACACCGTCTGGGCGACCGGTCCCGGAGCGGCCGCCGCCGTCCACGCCTTCGCCTCCGGCGGCCACGTCGTCGTGCAGGCCGACGTCGCCGGCCAACGCCGAGGTGCCGCCCTGAACGCCGGGCTGGCGCGACTCGACCGGCTCACCGCCGGCGTGCTCCTGCTCCTGGGAATCCTGGGCTTCGCGCTGGCCGGGGCCGCCAGTGCCCCGTCCCGCTGGGAGACCCTCGCCCGGCTGCGCACCCTGGGCCTGCGGCCCCGCGACACCCATCGCGTGGCAGCGGGGGAGCTGCTCCCGCCGATCCTCGCCGCCGCGATCTGCGGGCCCCTGCTCGCCATGCTGTTGGTGGCCCTGACCTTCGGCCCGCTGTCCCTGCGTACGTTGACCGGCCAGCTCACCGACCCGGCCGCGGTCGTCCCGTGGTGGCTGATCGCGGTGACGGCCGTCGTCCTGCTCGGCGCCCTGCTCGCCGTGGTCGCCGGCGAAGCCGTGGTGCGCCGCGGCCTGCGCCTGGGTGAGGTCCTCCGGGTCGGCTCGTCCTAG
- a CDS encoding FtsX-like permease family protein — translation MTALLTRRARAQWPLLLALLTVLTVGATLLGVSALLVTHTSERAVEVAASRADPADVEVTAYDVTIKAADAASVAADTRSVLTTAVAPFPATTSARASSIMRSLPDHSDERRSLLSEGYLSGVEGLESKARLLAGRWPSGAGETAVFDHTASLLGITVGSKVRLGPELGRDPAPPMKLTVVGVVRPLPDAGWDRDPLGGTGFDPEPGDASYASDVDAYGPFLVDFDELLTGGSAIERLEVTARPDLSAPRGRDLDRVSAALSDADRRLGGTLGERVRIERVSSPLPQVLQDARMQQELTAGSVLALALIGILLTAIALALAGRLAAGVRAEESALFTALGTSPGQAAALAAAEAAALALLAAVLAVPASSLLHSVLTHLPPLSGAGLAARPVVTTGQVVAVGCGALALALLHIALAVRPVVTFRGRRDMLARSGADLLLLALAGVGWWQLHAQPAAAGSRADAVRVLAPALVLTAGTALVLRALPPSLRQAEKYARRARGFVLPLATFQAARRPQAYAAGLLIGLGCAAATFGTAFGTTWTASQHDQADLSVGTDLVITLDGPAAPGQGAAIQAATGGVVSPVADQNLAVGQWLGGRGEAPRLVAVSSRALLRGRGAASIAAGLASPAPVTGPALPRGATVTVTGTASRDTPVTVIPRLLVQDDNGLRTSCTGPLMVLDGRPHTLVGCAPVPGLRLVGVSLPIDAGWEGDPNSAVDITMTLPGPAAGSWQARAASPSSEQLRGPAVAATGSRLRFTANVQFSDPAPISRTLVATTFADPGPLPLAVSTRFASDVGAHVGTELSLTYGNAPVPAVVTAIVPTIPSAPGAPAALTDVDVLSRALVSHGELESPITAWWVGNPSGSAAGLHLGKVTTRAGEADRLIGSPLRASLPAVLKVLVAAAIALLFGGVVLHVSSDVQLRALEVARLRGLGVSRRDVRRSLLTEHAAVLLPLIVAGALVGALATRAVAPLLIRSDTGAAPVPSAVVHWPWAGFALLLLLLVAATGVAAAAVVTVQARRADAAHLRVAS, via the coding sequence GTGACCGCGCTGCTCACGCGGCGTGCCCGGGCACAGTGGCCGCTCCTGCTGGCCCTGCTCACGGTCCTGACCGTCGGCGCCACCCTGCTGGGGGTGTCGGCGCTGCTCGTCACCCACACCTCGGAACGGGCCGTCGAGGTGGCCGCCTCCCGGGCCGACCCGGCCGACGTCGAGGTCACCGCCTACGACGTGACGATCAAGGCGGCCGACGCGGCGTCGGTGGCGGCCGACACGCGGTCGGTCCTGACGACCGCCGTCGCGCCGTTCCCCGCCACCACGTCGGCCCGGGCGTCGTCGATCATGCGGAGCCTGCCCGACCACTCCGACGAGCGCCGCAGTCTGCTCAGCGAGGGCTATCTGTCGGGGGTCGAGGGGCTGGAATCCAAGGCCCGCCTCCTGGCCGGGCGCTGGCCGTCGGGGGCCGGGGAGACCGCGGTCTTCGACCACACGGCCTCCCTGCTCGGCATCACCGTCGGGTCGAAGGTCCGCCTCGGTCCCGAACTGGGCCGCGACCCCGCGCCGCCGATGAAGCTGACCGTGGTCGGCGTGGTGCGCCCGCTGCCCGACGCCGGCTGGGACCGCGACCCCCTCGGCGGGACCGGCTTCGACCCGGAACCGGGCGACGCCTCCTACGCGAGCGACGTCGACGCCTACGGCCCGTTCCTCGTCGACTTCGACGAACTCCTCACCGGCGGTTCGGCCATCGAACGCCTCGAGGTCACCGCCCGGCCCGACCTGTCCGCGCCGCGCGGTCGCGATCTCGACCGGGTCAGCGCCGCACTGAGCGACGCCGACCGGCGGCTCGGTGGCACGCTGGGCGAGCGGGTGCGCATCGAGCGGGTCTCGTCGCCGCTGCCGCAGGTCCTGCAGGACGCCCGTATGCAGCAGGAACTCACCGCGGGATCGGTGCTCGCCCTCGCGCTCATCGGCATCCTGCTCACGGCCATCGCCCTCGCCCTCGCCGGACGGCTCGCCGCCGGGGTACGCGCCGAGGAGAGCGCGCTGTTCACCGCCCTCGGGACCAGCCCCGGTCAGGCCGCCGCGCTGGCCGCCGCCGAGGCCGCCGCGCTGGCGTTGCTGGCCGCCGTGCTGGCCGTCCCGGCCTCGTCGTTGCTGCACTCGGTGCTCACCCACCTGCCGCCCCTGTCCGGCGCCGGGCTGGCGGCCCGCCCGGTCGTCACGACCGGCCAGGTCGTCGCGGTGGGCTGCGGCGCGCTGGCCCTCGCCCTGCTGCACATCGCGCTGGCCGTACGGCCGGTGGTGACGTTCCGGGGCCGCCGCGACATGCTCGCCCGATCCGGGGCGGACCTGCTGCTGCTCGCGCTCGCGGGCGTCGGGTGGTGGCAGCTGCACGCCCAGCCTGCCGCGGCCGGGTCGCGGGCCGACGCCGTACGCGTCCTCGCCCCCGCCCTCGTTCTGACCGCCGGGACCGCGCTGGTGCTGCGGGCCCTGCCGCCGTCACTGCGGCAGGCCGAGAAGTACGCCCGCCGGGCGCGCGGGTTCGTGCTGCCGCTCGCCACCTTCCAGGCCGCTCGCCGGCCGCAGGCCTACGCGGCCGGGCTGCTGATCGGGCTGGGCTGCGCGGCCGCGACGTTCGGCACCGCGTTCGGCACCACCTGGACCGCCTCCCAGCACGACCAGGCCGACCTCTCCGTCGGCACCGACCTCGTCATCACCCTCGACGGACCGGCCGCCCCCGGGCAGGGCGCTGCCATCCAGGCCGCCACCGGCGGGGTGGTCAGCCCGGTCGCCGACCAGAACCTCGCGGTCGGACAGTGGCTCGGCGGCAGGGGCGAAGCTCCGCGGCTCGTCGCCGTCTCCTCCCGGGCGTTGCTGCGGGGCCGGGGCGCCGCCTCGATCGCTGCCGGGCTGGCGTCGCCGGCACCGGTCACCGGGCCGGCCCTGCCGCGCGGGGCCACCGTCACCGTCACCGGCACCGCGTCCCGGGACACGCCGGTCACCGTCATACCGCGACTGCTGGTGCAGGACGACAACGGCCTGCGGACATCGTGCACCGGCCCGCTCATGGTCCTCGACGGCCGCCCGCACACGCTCGTGGGCTGCGCCCCGGTACCCGGACTGCGGCTGGTCGGCGTCTCGCTGCCGATCGACGCCGGCTGGGAGGGTGACCCCAACAGCGCCGTCGACATCACCATGACCCTGCCCGGTCCGGCCGCCGGCTCGTGGCAGGCGCGGGCGGCGTCCCCCTCGTCCGAACAGCTGAGGGGCCCGGCCGTCGCCGCCACCGGCAGCCGGCTGCGCTTCACGGCCAACGTGCAGTTCTCCGACCCGGCCCCGATCAGCCGTACGCTGGTCGCCACCACGTTCGCCGACCCGGGCCCGCTGCCCCTCGCCGTCTCCACCCGGTTCGCGAGCGACGTCGGCGCCCACGTGGGCACCGAGCTCAGCCTGACGTACGGGAACGCGCCCGTACCGGCCGTGGTCACCGCGATCGTGCCGACGATTCCCTCCGCTCCGGGCGCGCCGGCCGCCCTCACCGATGTGGACGTCCTCTCCCGGGCGCTCGTGTCGCACGGCGAGCTCGAGTCCCCGATCACCGCCTGGTGGGTCGGCAACCCGTCGGGCAGCGCGGCCGGCCTTCACCTCGGCAAGGTCACGACCCGGGCGGGCGAGGCCGACCGTCTCATCGGCAGCCCGCTGCGGGCCTCGCTGCCGGCGGTGCTCAAGGTGCTCGTCGCGGCCGCGATCGCCCTGCTCTTCGGCGGTGTCGTCCTGCACGTCTCCTCGGACGTGCAGCTGCGGGCCCTCGAGGTGGCCCGCCTGCGCGGGCTCGGCGTGTCCCGCCGCGACGTGCGGCGCTCGCTGCTCACCGAGCACGCCGCCGTCCTGCTCCCGCTCATCGTCGCCGGCGCCCTCGTCGGCGCGCTCGCCACCCGAGCCGTCGCGCCGCTGCTCATCCGCTCCGACACCGGCGCGGCGCCCGTACCCTCCGCCGTCGTCCACTGGCCGTGGGCCGGCTTCGCTCTGCTCCTGCTGCTGCTGGTCGCCGCGACGGGGGTGGCCGCCGCCGCGGTCGTCACCGTCCAGGCGCGCCGCGCCGACGCCGCCCACCTGCGAGTCGCGTCATGA
- a CDS encoding ABC transporter ATP-binding protein, with the protein MTLLKVRGVDRTFGSVHALRDISFDVASGTMVALVGRSGSGKTTLLNVIGGLDRPDAGTVMVDGVDVTALDEDGLSQLRREKVSYIFQTFGLIPVLSAAENVGVPLRLARTETPDRERRVALLLDLVGLADHARQLPGELSGGQQQRVAIARALAASPRLLIADEPTGQLDAETGLAVMALLRGVVESEGVTALVATHDPVMMALADRVIHIEDGQLTS; encoded by the coding sequence ATGACGCTGCTCAAGGTGCGAGGGGTGGACCGCACGTTCGGGTCCGTCCACGCCCTGCGTGACATCTCGTTCGATGTCGCGTCCGGCACGATGGTGGCCCTCGTGGGCCGCTCCGGCTCCGGCAAGACCACCCTGCTCAACGTCATCGGCGGCCTCGACCGGCCGGACGCCGGCACGGTGATGGTGGACGGCGTCGACGTCACCGCCCTCGACGAGGACGGCCTCTCGCAGCTGCGGCGGGAGAAGGTCTCCTACATCTTCCAGACCTTCGGCCTCATCCCCGTGCTGTCCGCCGCCGAGAACGTCGGGGTGCCGCTGCGCCTCGCCCGCACCGAGACGCCCGACCGCGAACGCCGTGTCGCCCTCCTGCTCGACCTCGTCGGCCTCGCCGACCATGCCCGGCAGCTGCCCGGCGAACTCTCCGGCGGCCAGCAACAGCGTGTCGCGATCGCCCGCGCCCTCGCCGCCTCGCCCCGGCTGCTGATCGCGGACGAACCGACCGGGCAGCTCGACGCCGAGACCGGGCTCGCGGTCATGGCGCTGCTCCGCGGGGTCGTCGAGTCCGAGGGCGTCACCGCGCTCGTGGCGACCCACGACCCGGTCATGATGGCGCTCGCCGACCGGGTCATCCACATCGAGGACGGACAGCTGACGTCGTGA
- a CDS encoding ABC transporter ATP-binding protein, giving the protein MSATPLSLPAPPPKAPAFGADALIVCESLVRIYQTGPIEVQALQGLDLIVESGEMVAVVGASGSGKSTLLSILAGIDAPTAGRARVDKWDLLAMSRADRVRYRRHTVGFVRQQTAANLVPYLTAREMVDLPMTAARVPARRRRERSRDLLDALGVGACADRKPAQLSGGQQQRVAIAVALANEPQVLFADEPTGELDTKTSAEVFDALRDVNRRLGVTIVVVTHDPAVSGQVERTVAIRDGRTSSEVLRRTATADNGDEHVIAEEYAVMDRAGRVQIPRDYREALALTRRVRLALEPDHVTMRPDA; this is encoded by the coding sequence ATGTCGGCGACACCGCTGTCCCTTCCGGCGCCGCCTCCCAAGGCTCCGGCATTCGGCGCGGACGCACTGATCGTCTGCGAGAGCCTGGTCCGGATCTATCAGACCGGGCCGATCGAGGTGCAGGCGCTGCAGGGCCTCGACCTGATCGTGGAGAGCGGCGAGATGGTCGCCGTGGTGGGCGCGTCCGGCTCCGGCAAGTCGACGCTGCTGTCCATCCTCGCCGGCATCGACGCGCCGACGGCCGGCCGGGCCCGCGTCGACAAGTGGGACCTGCTCGCCATGTCACGAGCCGATCGGGTGCGGTACCGCCGGCACACCGTCGGTTTCGTCCGGCAGCAGACCGCCGCCAACCTGGTGCCGTACCTGACCGCGCGCGAGATGGTCGATCTGCCGATGACGGCGGCCCGGGTGCCCGCCCGCCGCCGTCGGGAGCGCTCCCGCGACCTGCTCGACGCGCTCGGCGTCGGCGCCTGTGCCGACCGGAAGCCCGCCCAGCTCTCCGGCGGCCAGCAGCAGCGGGTCGCCATCGCGGTGGCGCTGGCCAACGAGCCGCAGGTGCTGTTCGCCGACGAGCCGACCGGTGAGCTCGACACGAAGACCTCGGCCGAGGTCTTCGACGCTCTGCGGGACGTCAACCGGCGCCTGGGCGTGACCATCGTCGTCGTCACCCACGATCCCGCGGTGAGCGGCCAGGTCGAACGTACCGTGGCGATCCGCGACGGGCGCACCAGCAGCGAGGTGTTGCGCCGCACCGCCACCGCCGACAACGGGGACGAGCACGTGATCGCCGAGGAGTACGCGGTGATGGACCGGGCCGGCCGGGTGCAGATCCCCCGGGACTATCGCGAGGCCCTGGCCCTCACCCGGCGGGTGCGGCTCGCGCTGGAGCCCGACCACGTCACGATGCGGCCGGACGCATGA
- a CDS encoding DUF2267 domain-containing protein — MDGQDLLTRIQERGHLHGANQTRRAVQGVLGVLRDMLPTPAFRRLTAHLPADLHPAPPAAGTRPIEVLGCRAFVARVAARLLLEEPDAAFLARVVFEHLNTATSGATPATIAHLVAADLRPLVRAGVTRALPATPQLRITLPAPATATAKRVTAVRH; from the coding sequence ATGGACGGTCAAGACCTGCTGACGCGGATCCAGGAGCGCGGCCACCTGCACGGCGCCAACCAGACCCGCCGCGCGGTCCAGGGCGTCCTGGGTGTCCTGCGGGACATGCTGCCCACGCCCGCCTTCCGGCGGCTCACCGCGCACCTGCCGGCCGACCTCCACCCGGCGCCGCCCGCCGCCGGCACCCGCCCGATCGAGGTCCTCGGCTGCCGCGCCTTCGTCGCCCGCGTCGCCGCCCGCCTGTTGCTGGAGGAACCGGACGCGGCCTTCCTCGCCCGCGTCGTCTTCGAACACCTCAACACCGCCACCTCCGGCGCCACCCCGGCGACGATCGCGCACCTCGTGGCCGCCGACCTGCGCCCGCTGGTGCGCGCCGGCGTCACCCGGGCGCTGCCGGCCACGCCGCAGCTGCGGATCACGCTCCCGGCCCCGGCGACCGCCACGGCCAAGCGGGTCACCGCCGTCCGGCATTGA